One Eurosta solidaginis isolate ZX-2024a chromosome 1, ASM4086904v1, whole genome shotgun sequence genomic window, tatgtatttattttaaaatacacACTAGGAAAATCCctatatctgaaggaaaactgcattattacccggtCAAGGTCATTGGCGTTACCCTCTGTATCATTTTTGTTCCTTTTAAactaaaattagttcagaatagaaccatataaatatgtattatcgcacagccttgtaacactactaAGCACACAAATCagacaacaacagcatttaaagtgtacagctgggtatgtaatgttcggtttcacccgaacttacacttccttacttgttatgtgtAACTTTTAGTTGTAGGAGCTGATTGATGTGCTATCTAAAAGACATAGTATTACTAGAcaaaaaagttgaaataaataaatatgaaaaagtccatataacaaaaattaaaaatgtaagtcgcgataacctccgaagagatctaaggccgagcttcctagatgttttgtgccgactccaaacggcatctgcaaggcagatgacttttcactgagagcttttcatggcagaaatacaaccggagcgcttgccaaacactgccgaggggcgaccccgcttagaaaaattgtcttctaattgaaaaaccttatttctaaaattttgatgttgctttgcccggggtgcgaacccagggcatacggtgaggTATATCATATATGAAATAATTAAGATACTAGCCGAACCCGTGCGCaccttgcgcaacaaatataaatgtctaatatcaaatatcaacagaaatcagctgttctgccaatcaatcatctatcaataaaaacaatggcgcttgcactgccatctggcgaatgttagcaactgccgataatgcagtgttagttctaatcaaatattcacaatagcgccatagtacaaatagatatttctttgtgtgctcacaatcttttattcttaacaaattattttaataaaatatagctaaacaaaagcactacgaccaataatgcccaaagctcgctaatagcacgaatctctaTCTTTACCACCAAAGCTTTATATATAGATTtggagcgaaaaagggacctgcacataaaaacagcaatttgaaataatatataagatttttttaaatttgctaaaTTTATCAAAACGCTCACTGTGCATAGCTgaatatacaaattatatataagGGTGAGAGAAATATTGACTGCAAGAAACAGCCATAAGTAAACATTAAGAGCAACATAAACAAGCCCCCAATGTAAATAAATACCCATAAAAAAGCATGCGTGTGCTGCCAGTTTATAATAACCATTCAACCATATGGTTGAATAAATGAATTTAATAATCATGGTTCTTGAATCAGTAAGCATTCAACACCAACATCGATCAGTCAACAGCAGTTGGGAGATGCATACAAGCCGTATGGCGTATGGTGAGTTTTCGAAAATTGAGATCACTGAAATTTTACATCCACCCGCCTTTGCATATGTAGTTCGTATGATTGGTCACAGTTTAATTTTTATAGTACTTCAGCATTTTCTCACTAAAGAATTGATATCAAAAATGAGTAGCACAATAACTCTCGCAGTTTAGTCATACTCTTCGCCAAAAGTATTTTGCTCACACTTTGGATATGATCATGGTGAGACGATAAACTGGAAATCAACATAGTTCTTCTCAGACAAAAGAAGATAACGCGAAACGGACGGAAGTATGATAAatttgagtataaaaatggaaatgTCAAAATTATTTATGTAGAATGCCAAAATAATACTTAATATaccaaaataaagaagaaaataacaaaataaaattttaatcatAATAATCTCAAGACAATGgctgaaataaattcaaattgttCCAGAAAAATATtcgataaagataaatgtgagaAAACGAAACGTTTTATATTGGTTGGTGTGTTGGTAGTGCTTGGTATTGTGGGATGGCATATCTACGGTGAGTGGAGCAGCAAATTTTGAAAACTAATCAAAAGATATATAAAATacctattttggttttatttaattaatttcgcAGAATATTTCTATGCTACTAAGGATGGTGATAGTGAAACTTTTGTTGAACATGAAATTATTGATCTCACGACACGCCTATTCGTTGATGAAGTGCGTCAAAATAGTTATCAATTTGAGGCGAATTTTCAAGGCAAAACAAAATCATTTACGCGCGATGATCGTGCCGCACAGCCGTAAGTACATATGCATCAAGTGGTTGAACTGATCGAGTGGACTGTCTGTTGTAAAGGGTTTTACAAATGGGGGAGATTGAATTTTGACAGCTTAAATATGAAACTCTTCAAAAAAGCTGAAGTCAACCGATTAGAGGAGGTTTGGAATGCCTACAGCTCTAGCTTTAACAATTAATAAGGCTGCATCGGCACTGCAAAAAAAATCATGGGATCAGTACTGTGAAAAGTTCAAGTCAACAAATGAGATATCAAGAGATCGCAAAATactttttggttcatattttgctCCAAGTAGCATAAAGATGTACTTCAATTTGTTTTGAGTTTCCAATAAGGTGGATGGTTAATGCATATTTGAACGATTTTACGTCATTCATTATAGGAGTTGGTTTGGCAACTAACCGATTTTTGGTGTGTCATCTGCAGTGTCCGTTTTCCGTCCGGTGCAAAATTTTACAAAGAATGGCGGCGCACCCTTCCGATATACATGATGGCTCATGGACTGTTTCTAACCAAGAATCAGTATGCTAGAGATCACGCTTGTTCCCCGCGGCGGGATCAGATTGGGTCATATCGATCCTATTTCAAGCCGCTGGTGACAAATCGAATTTCATACAAGATTTGTATTAACCAGAAGCCTGAAGAAGTTAAGAGACAGTTGGCAGTTCCAATGAAGGCAAACTTCAACGAAGCCAAATACTATAGGCTAATAAGCGTTTCTTCCTTTACCTAAAAACATTGGAGAAACTTATTATCTGCATAGAAGGGACAACGTTGAACTCCGCCGTATGGACGCAGATCAATACTTATATAGGTAATCCGAATCGGTTAAAAGCAATGGCTACTGGTAGTTCACGAAGTACTCGAAACTCTCAGTGCAAAAGGGATCAGGGTATTCGCATACATCGACGACTTAGTGATAGTGACCCAGACTCAAATTCCCTCCAATGACCAGGCCTCGTTAACGTGTTCTATACAGCGTACATTCATCCATGTAAAAGTGTTTCACTCCACTCTCCCGAGAAGTTTCATTTGCTCACAAGAGAATATGAAAGTGTTGAAGCTAGCAAATGGTATATTTACCTGCTCACAGAAAACTACCGGGACTAGCATAAATGTGAAGCTATATTTGGCAATTTTCCACAATGCCATCCCTCACATAACGAAGCTTTATAACAGTCCATGCCTCAACCATCTTATCTAAATTGTATATCTGAATATATAGCATTGCATTCTTAAAGCTTTTAGCAATGAAAGCCATGTCAAGTGGGTTCTACTAAGCTAGCTCCACAAAAGTTCCGCAGCTTTTCCCGATCGTCTCCCTACAGTGGTATAAGGCGACCTAAGCCTTCTTATTTCTATCTTATACAGCAATGTTGGCCGATCCCGTGATTTTTTCGGAACAATATTTtctgtgattgtgacctctcagtcacatcggcttttaaccgtgactgtgactgaaaaaaaaaaaaacaaattccacGCCAACAGGAATCAGGTTTGGTGATCTTATACGAcggcatgacactgctaatacgcgcccaaaaataccaagagaggtgtcaaaagacgcgtattgacctcggcaacaataatccgaaggcggaagatAAACATTTTAGCTCGCtgaaaaaatattaacgaaaaaccgaaaccggtttggagaccaagaCTAtgtatatccgcgcaaaacacttatgttcacaattttttttgtagatatcatatagaattacctcagttttatatttttcccaGCGGATTGTGTTGCGAATAATAAACTCTGCGTAATTTTTTGGGACATCTACTGTTATTCAGTCGCAGCCTAAATAACTTgctcattgtattggttcatagcatagaagcgatttgttcctgtgatGAGAGCTACATATGTTTGATTCTGTGATTGGTAAcgggaaataaatgctgtcacaggCAAACAGTGAAGAATATTCCTTGTAAGCAGgtgtactgtgatatttcagtagctgtgacaaaatcacagatacacggatatttgccaactctattATACAGCGTTTTGTTCACTATGCGATTGTAACCCGATGAGAAACTACCAGTGCAGCTCCCTAAAAGAAAGTCTGCCTGAAAGCGGGTACCTCGCAAAAAGAACTAGTCCGCATGACTCTATTCACCAAAAAACTATGTCTAATTAGAAGCCAAAAACTTGAAGGAAACTCTGCGGCCACGATTTAGTACTTGTACTCTATGCATTATCTTCCTTTCTACAGCCTGTTGAAAATCGACGATGTGCTCTTTTTAGCCAATTCCTCATCCACCATAACTTTGTTACGCCGTCTCTTTGACAATTATGTGCTTGATGTGCACGCAATCGAGGAGACTACCGATTCAGAGTTGCAGGAAGAAATGGAGTTTCTTAATGCAGTACTCAAAACATCGATTATGAAGCATACAATgaaatttttacaacaaaaagGTAAGTTAAGGTACATATCACATTTTGATGGATCGGTTTTatggttggttttttttttttttgtaatttcactCTTAGGTCTCGTCACGTCTGATCATAAAGCTCAAGTACAATTGCTGAAGGATATTTGGTTTACGCAGTATTCACGTTTTAAGGGGCGTATGGGCAGCTCGGCCTTCGAACATGTTTTTCTTGCCGAATTACGTGAAGGGACAGTTTTGGGTTTACACAATTGGATTTACTTTCATGAGCAAGAAACTCAAGGCTTTTTAGACTATAAAGGCTACATTGATAAATTACAATTGGATAAGGTGTGTATTGAATTGGGCCAGTTTGTATGGCAGGCATTATTGCTGggaaacataataaaataaatttagttCATCGGGGGTAAGAAGCTGACAACTTAGCAAAACGTTGGCTCATAATTATGAAGAGTTTCTTGCATCAAAGCACTTTATTGGTAAAACTTTAGCCTCATTTCCATTACAAGAAAGGATTGATTTTTATTGTTCTATTTTTTCACGAttgaattcaaaaattttattttgtggaGGGGATATGTTTTTATATCATGAAATGTGAGCTGATAGCCATAGCAGCTAATTGCTGTCTAAACTGCtagtcttaaaatttattttaagcctaaatatataataataataataataatatatcatGAAATGACTATCGTctaaaaaaattagaattttttccaaaaaccaaattaaaagttaaaaaatgtgtttaaagtTTTTCGCAAATAGAATTCAGTTCTTGTCCTAAAAAATAAGCCGACTTTAAACTAATCATATTTAACCTAAAAATTGCTCACATTTTAACTTTTCATTTAACTTTGCTTTATTGTTTAAAAGTAAGGGTTTAGCTTAGACATATATTTTTGAACTAAAGTCCATAGGTCAATTCCACCTTTAATTctgatttaaaaaatgtaaatcaaattttaatttcaacttaaaaatttaagtcaaattttcatttttgcagaaaaatatGAGTAAAAATTTTCTATTGATTTTTTAATTAAAGTCTAAGCTTAGTTCTATAAATATGAAAGAAAAGTTAATTCTTACTAATaatcttgattttaaaatttaatctaactttttttttcaaatttaaaaatttactttttatttaaaaaatcaaatcgcatATTAATTTTAGTTTGAGAATATAATTAATGAACTAAAAAAGAAGCctaattttatgttttaattttgGCTTCAAAGTTTAAGTCAACGTTTCGTCTTAAAATTTGAAAACCAATATTTATTTTGACTAAAATACTAGAACCAAGTTTTGATTTACcctttaattttcttaataaataaAATCCAACTTATAAACTtttgtaatataaaataaataagtcaaatttaaaataaaataaaactgacAAATTAGAGAAGCCAAACTTGGATTTTTAGATTttaccttaaaaattaaagttaaattttaatttttaaatttcactttaataactaaatttaagttttttttttcacttcaaaacataagtcaaattttaattttgttttgtggCCTTGAAAATTAAAAGACCATACCTTTCATATTTAGCTTTGAACTAAAGTTTAAGTcaatttttagcttttattttGACTTTGACTTAAAATTTAAGGTTGAATGCAAATTTCGAATTAATAATAAagctcaatttaaattttttattgtcttGAACATCTTGGCTTACAAATTAGGCGTTAAGTTTAAACTTTGTTTTATCTTCCTTCAAAGtgattataagaaaaaattttacttattttcagatCAAACACAAGAGTAGgatttttttttacgaaaattaAAACTTGACTTCTAATATTTTAGTGAAAATTAAAAGTTGACttcaaagtcaaaattaaaagtaaaaaaaatacttaGTTTAAGCTAAAAGATATAAGCTTGAAGTTATATCTTTTGCTTAAACtaagtattttttttacttttaattttgactttgaaGTCAACTTTTAATTTTCACTAAAATATTAGAAGTCAAGTTTtaattttcgtaaaaaaaaatcCTACTCTTGTGTTTGATCTGAAAATAAGTTAAATTTTTCCTTATAATCATGACCCTAATATTAAAGTTAAGGTTTTGTTTTGACTCAAAAATAGAACTCAAGTTTTATTTTGgtctaaaaaaatttaagtaattttccaCATTTAGTTTGGAACTATTATTCAACTTTGAACTTAAGAaccatttgaaataaaatttcaactttgagttgaaaatgaaaattgaatgcagacctgttaaataatgattactaatggtaatgattagccgttccattgattattttctttaaacgcaatttaatgattacttgtcatcattttctatttttaatgattacttttcaattgattaaaaaaataatcgaaaaaaattatgattttttacgattattgaaaaaaaaatcaaaaataatcaagagTAATCAAAAATCaatcataattaaaaatttaacaggtctggttgaaataaaaattctcgtttgttgcatgcacggaataatttctacatacaagtacatttttggatgaaatattaaatcgtaaccgcttatcgaggcaaatatataaaTGCACCATATAGGataagtatatacacgtgcataatttgctacactcattatcaaaaataataacgttatggttcatccttaagtaaagccaattttgttttgtatacaaaagcaatatatccactattttggattacgttatggctatggactgattgttttgtacataccAGAACATTGGAGGATGTACCGGTATATCGTGAGAGCTTATGCTCATACAATAGGTATGAGTAATACTACTCAGGTTGATAgattcacttccaactggagcgatcctctaagttgtcattcatcatcatgattagCTGTCTAACCGAAGGTTGTTATGtcccagataaatttattaacagatgtccatgtacattagattaaagtgtctttttatttctttttgagattcccgggcccctccaaagcccgggcTAAATGACaccctcaccccccccccccccccccactcctCAAATAGCATTAAACTTTAAACAAGTTTTATTAATGAATGGTATAACGGAAATTATGCAAACTAACGGGTATGAACCGTTACAGGAAAGttcgaatttttctttcaacaaagcagaaaaataattaaaaataatcaaaaaaaatcaaaaaaaaaatcaaaaaaaatcaaaaaaaatcaaaaataatcaaaagtaatcaaaaggggccttttttgattacttttgattatttttgatttttttgattttttttcaataatcggaaaaaatcatgattttttttgattattttttttaattaattgaaaagtaatcattaaaaatagcaaacaattgcaagtaatcattaaatggcgtttaaagaaaataatcaatggaacggctaatgattaccattagtaatcattatttaacaggtctgctttcaacaaagcggaaaaaaaatcaaaaaaataaataaaaaaacaataaaaaataatcgaaaaaatcaaaaataatcaaatgtaatcattttgattacttttgattattttagattttttttttttttgattttttcaataatcggaaaaaatcatgatttttttttttgatttttttctaatggtaatcaattagtaattgcttttttcggaaaacaactGAAATAATCATtagccattaaaataggcatctaattaattgattactaatgctaattcaaatttaacaggtctgattgAATGTAAATTTACAAAATAACGTTCATAttttaatcttaaaaaaaaaaaaaaaattttaatcttaGTTTATTATTTTATGTAATTAAAGTCGGCTTTAAACTTTAATTTGAacttaaaaccaaaataaattaatatcttaaagcaaaaaatttaaattgaattttcacttcaaaaataaaagtcaaattttagttCTCAATTTTCATGTTAAGAATTCATGTCAAATTTTCATTTTCACTTAAAATATAGAAGTAAAATGTTAATTTTGCTTtgtggtattaaaaaataaagttcAACCAGATAAAGGtttgaattaaaaaacaagtcaaatctttttttttaataaaaacgttAACAACGGTACACGAGGAGCCTAAACTATGTTTTAATTTCTATTTTGCAGGCCAAAATAAGCTCAgcaataaaattttatgaaaattcagAAGCGCTTTTTGAGAAAATTCGTTTTAGTGCTTTTACATAGTTTGTTTACCGCAATTTGTAGGTCTAGTCGAGTACATGAACCCTACGTACTTAGAATTTCCAATATACCCTCGAACTCTGGATTTGGGGCCAAAGCCCCCGTTTCATATGTTGATTCATATATTGGCTTATAACCTTATTTCTCTTTAGTCTTCGAACCAACAATGAATAATTTGTAAATTTATATGTAGAGTATATTTTCACTGTCAAACAATGCAATTAATGATACATGATGTTGCACTAACTAAAGTGCAGTTCTCTCGAAGAGCGGTTGgggaattttcgtaaaattttatttctgagCTTATTTTAACTCACAAAATAGGAATCTGGAAAAAAATGTCAGGGGGTGTGATATTGAATTAAAAAATCATAGTTCAGACATCCCGTGTGTGGTCATATTTCAAATTAAACATTGAAGTGAAATTTTAGTGCCAATTTAAATAAGCCTTAAACTTTTAATCTTGGTTtgattttttcaaataataaaaGCCACTTTAattttgaactaaaaaattaattaactttaatttggaCGTTACAAATTAAACTAAATTCGGCTCTCAAAtcagaaaaccaattttaattttacctaattgcttttaatttttaaaaataaataaaattttaattctgtTTAGAACTGCTCTTTTATGAATTTATGGACCTTCTTGTTTGGAAAAGTCTTTAATTTTTCCGTAAATGCGCTTACACATTAAATTGATttatatcatttatttttaacacCTTATACAAATTTCCATCGTCAACAGAATAAATATGTGCTGGCTACACGTTTCTCATTTCATAATCATGATAAACCCTACAACACATTGTTCATTGGCACATCGCCCGAATTTGAACTAAGCGTTTACACTGTCTGCTTCCTATTGCACGTCGACGAGCCATGTCCGGTGCGGATGGGCCATgcgaaatttaatataaatacacAAGTTTGGAATTGGCGCGGCAGGAAAATTTTGGCATCTTCATATCCGTCCTGGGAAAATTGAATTTGAACAAAATGTAAAAGGAGCGAAAGGTCTTTAGCCCACAAGCGAACTTGGTACctataatattatttattaatttattgctagtttataaatatttctatttttttgtttaaataaaaatatatttatcttaatatataaaaaacacgtgtcacacaattaaggccaatggactcctaaactactgaaccgattttgaatttgttttgcaccccctgtgtagtttgatctaacttgaaatataggataggtgactgggtgactaaggtctcgagatataggccaaaacatggacccgggtacctctagagtgtgtttatagaatatggatatcaaatgaaagctgttgatgagtgctttagtagagggaaattttcatacccctgggtgactcgggtcttgagatataggccaaaacgtggtcctgcgtacccctagaatgtgtgcatagaatatggatatcaaatgaaagctgtggatgagtgctttagcagagggtaatttccatacccctgggtgactagggtctcaagatataggccaaaacgtggacccgggtacccctagaatgtgtttatagaatgtggatatcaaatgaaagctgttgatgagtgctttattagagagtcattttcatacccctgggtgactagggtctcgagatataggccaaaacgtggacccgtgtaccctagaatgtgtttatagaatattgatatcaaatgaaagctgttgatgagttctttagtagagggtaattttcatacccctgggtgactagggttc contains:
- the EndoU gene encoding endoribonuclease CG2145 — translated: MAEINSNCSRKIFDKDKCEKTKRFILVGVLVVLGIVGWHIYEYFYATKDGDSETFVEHEIIDLTTRLFVDEVRQNSYQFEANFQGKTKSFTRDDRAAQPLLKIDDVLFLANSSSTITLLRRLFDNYVLDVHAIEETTDSELQEEMEFLNAVLKTSIMKHTMKFLQQKGLVTSDHKAQVQLLKDIWFTQYSRFKGRMGSSAFEHVFLAELREGTVLGLHNWIYFHEQETQGFLDYKGYIDKLQLDKNKYVLATRFSFHNHDKPYNTLFIGTSPEFELSVYTVCFLLHVDEPCPVRMGHAKFNINTQVWNWRGRKILASSYPSWEN